A stretch of the Tardiphaga sp. 709 genome encodes the following:
- a CDS encoding oligopeptide/dipeptide ABC transporter ATP-binding protein, producing the protein MSDIVEEIDKLEPLEDIGGVAQPLLQVVSLTKHFPVRGGLFAPSKTVRAVDDVSFAISKGETVGIVGESGCGKSTTARLLMHLMPRNSGDIIYDGRTVGRELSLRELRRGMQMVFQDSYASLNPRLTIEESIAFGPKVHGMADKAARLLARELLGKVGLRPETFANRYPHEVSGGQRQRVNIARALALSPRLVILDEAVSALDKSVEAQVLNLLVDLKREFGLTYLFISHDLNVVRYISDRVLVMYLGEVVELGPVDEVWDGPAHPYTRALLAAMPSSDPDNRTETPPITGDPPNPIDPPSGCRFHTRCPFAEAMCGEATPKLTEITVTGHQAACYMAIPGSGHSKAPAAGVQ; encoded by the coding sequence ATGAGTGATATTGTAGAAGAAATCGACAAGCTGGAGCCGCTGGAAGACATTGGCGGTGTTGCACAGCCGCTGTTGCAGGTGGTCAGCCTGACCAAGCACTTCCCCGTGCGCGGCGGCTTGTTTGCGCCGAGCAAGACCGTGCGGGCGGTGGACGATGTGTCCTTCGCCATTTCCAAGGGCGAGACCGTCGGTATCGTCGGCGAATCCGGCTGCGGCAAGTCGACGACAGCGCGGCTGCTGATGCATCTGATGCCGCGCAATTCCGGCGATATCATCTATGACGGCCGCACCGTCGGGCGCGAACTTTCGCTGCGCGAGCTACGCCGCGGCATGCAGATGGTGTTCCAGGATAGCTATGCGTCGCTTAATCCGCGCCTGACCATCGAGGAATCGATCGCCTTCGGGCCGAAGGTGCACGGCATGGCCGACAAGGCCGCGCGGCTGCTGGCGCGTGAGCTGCTCGGCAAGGTCGGCCTGCGGCCCGAGACCTTCGCCAACCGCTATCCGCATGAAGTCTCCGGTGGCCAGCGTCAGCGCGTCAACATCGCACGTGCGCTCGCGCTGTCGCCGCGTCTTGTCATTCTCGATGAGGCCGTCTCGGCACTCGACAAGTCGGTCGAGGCGCAGGTGCTCAATCTGCTGGTCGATCTCAAACGCGAATTCGGCCTGACCTATCTGTTCATCAGCCACGATCTCAACGTGGTGCGCTATATCTCCGACCGCGTGCTGGTGATGTATCTTGGCGAAGTGGTTGAACTCGGTCCGGTGGACGAGGTCTGGGACGGGCCGGCGCATCCCTATACGCGGGCGCTGCTCGCCGCGATGCCGTCATCCGATCCCGACAACCGTACCGAGACGCCGCCGATCACAGGCGATCCGCCGAACCCGATTGATCCACCGTCCGGTTGTCGTTTCCACACACGCTGCCCCTTTGCCGAAGCGATGTGCGGTGAGGCGACGCCGAAGCTGACTGAAATCACGGTAACCGGCCATCAGGCTGCCTGTTACATGGCGATTCCGGGCTCGGGACACAGCAAAGCACCTGCCGCAGGAGTGCAGTGA
- a CDS encoding ABC transporter permease → MTDTALQAAPATKARGYWATVGRRIVRDKVSMACAFILLLIFLAAIFAPYLHLADPYQGSMIRRLRAIGTPNYPLGTDELGRDMLARLIYGGRLSLLIGILPVILAFIIGTGLGVVAGYVGGKLNTAIMRTVDVFYAFPSVLLAIAISGALGAGIVNSIVSLTIVFVPQITRVAESVTTGVRNMDYVEAARASGANAFTIMRVHMLGNVLGSIFVYATGLISVSMILAAGLSFLGLGTKPPEPEWGLMLNTLRTAIYVNPWVAALPGAMIFAVSICFNLLSDGMRSAMDIRN, encoded by the coding sequence ATGACAGACACCGCATTGCAGGCGGCGCCTGCCACCAAGGCCCGCGGCTATTGGGCCACGGTCGGCCGCCGCATCGTGCGCGACAAAGTCAGCATGGCCTGCGCGTTCATTCTGCTGCTGATCTTCCTGGCGGCGATCTTTGCGCCCTATCTGCATCTCGCAGACCCCTATCAGGGCTCGATGATCCGTCGCCTGCGCGCGATCGGTACGCCCAATTATCCGCTCGGCACCGACGAACTCGGCCGCGACATGCTGGCGCGCCTGATCTATGGCGGCCGTCTGTCGCTGTTGATCGGCATCCTGCCGGTGATCCTGGCCTTCATCATCGGGACGGGTCTTGGCGTTGTGGCCGGCTATGTCGGCGGCAAGCTCAATACCGCGATCATGCGCACCGTCGACGTGTTCTACGCGTTCCCGTCGGTGCTGCTGGCCATCGCGATCTCCGGCGCGCTCGGCGCCGGCATCGTCAATTCGATCGTGTCGCTGACCATCGTCTTCGTGCCGCAGATCACGCGTGTCGCCGAGAGCGTTACCACGGGCGTGCGTAACATGGACTATGTGGAAGCCGCGCGTGCCTCCGGCGCGAACGCTTTCACCATCATGCGCGTGCACATGCTGGGCAACGTGCTGGGTTCGATCTTCGTCTACGCGACTGGCCTGATCTCGGTGTCGATGATCCTCGCTGCCGGCCTGTCGTTCCTCGGCCTCGGTACCAAGCCGCCGGAGCCGGAATGGGGTCTGATGCTGAACACGCTGCGCACCGCGATCTATGTCAATCCGTGGGTGGCAGCACTCCCAGGCGCGATGATCTTCGCGGTGTCGATCTGTTTCAATCTGCTGAGCGACGGCATGCGCAGTGCCATGGATATCCGGAACTGA
- a CDS encoding ABC transporter permease, which yields MFVYIARRVVYVIPIVLSVALVCFLLVHITPGDPLVAILPADASQELAQQLRVAYGFDRPLPVQFGLWLWRALHGDLGSSIATGRPVLAEVLKAVGNTVTLAIAAAAIGFTLGLFFGLIAGYFRDTWVDKVATSIAIAGVSVPHYWLGMVLVIIFSVQLNWLPAVGAGPGGSGSWAWDWEHIKYLVLPAITTSVIPMGIVTRTVRALTGDILSQDFVEALRAKGLQETKVFRHVIKNAAPTALAVMGLQLGYMLGGSILIETVFSWPGSGLLLNSAIFQRDLPLLQGTILVLALFFVFLNLLVDIAQASIDPRIKRS from the coding sequence GTGTTCGTCTACATCGCGCGACGCGTCGTCTATGTGATTCCTATCGTCCTCAGCGTGGCGCTGGTGTGTTTCCTGCTGGTGCACATCACGCCCGGCGATCCTCTCGTGGCCATTCTCCCCGCTGACGCATCGCAGGAACTGGCGCAGCAACTGCGCGTCGCTTACGGCTTCGATCGCCCGCTGCCGGTCCAGTTCGGTCTGTGGCTATGGCGTGCGCTGCATGGCGATCTCGGCAGCTCCATCGCCACCGGACGCCCCGTGCTGGCGGAAGTGCTGAAGGCCGTCGGAAACACCGTGACGCTGGCCATCGCCGCGGCGGCCATCGGCTTCACGCTCGGTCTGTTCTTCGGCCTGATCGCCGGCTATTTCCGCGACACCTGGGTCGACAAGGTGGCGACCTCGATCGCCATCGCTGGCGTCTCCGTGCCGCATTACTGGCTTGGCATGGTGCTGGTCATCATCTTCTCGGTGCAGCTCAACTGGCTGCCTGCGGTTGGCGCAGGGCCGGGCGGCTCCGGCTCATGGGCTTGGGACTGGGAGCACATCAAATATCTTGTGCTGCCGGCGATCACGACATCGGTCATTCCGATGGGCATCGTGACCCGCACGGTGCGTGCGCTCACAGGCGATATCCTGTCGCAGGATTTCGTCGAAGCGCTGCGCGCCAAAGGCCTGCAGGAAACCAAGGTGTTTCGCCACGTCATCAAGAATGCGGCGCCCACGGCGCTGGCTGTGATGGGCCTGCAGCTCGGCTACATGCTCGGCGGTTCGATCCTGATCGAAACCGTGTTCTCGTGGCCCGGTTCGGGGCTTCTTCTGAACTCCGCAATCTTCCAGCGAGACCTGCCGCTGCTGCAGGGCACGATCCTGGTGCTGGCGCTGTTCTTCGTGTTCCTCAATCTTCTGGTCGATATCGCGCAGGCATCGATCGATCCGCGCATCAAGCGGAGCTGA
- a CDS encoding ABC transporter substrate-binding protein: MRIEKPTKSRLAAAVTMLTLATALTLPQVARAETVLRIGMTAADIPRTLGQPDQGFEGNRFTGNTMYDGLTGWDLSSATKASVVIPALATEWAVDDADKKKWTFKLRPGVTFHDGSAFNADAVVWNVDKVLKQDAVQFDASQVGVTASRMPTLVSAKKIDDMTVELTTKEPDSFLPINLTNLFMASPTKWQALFDKAEGADAKAKSQAAWAAFAREASGTGPWKMSKFTPRERLELVKNDAYWNKDRVPKTDKMVLLPMPEANARTAALLSGQVDWVEAPAPDAVKEITARGFKIEKNEQPHVWPWQFSRAEGSPWNDIRVRKAANLCIDREGLKDGLLAGLMVPASGTFEPGHPWRGKPTFEIKYDLKAAQALMKEAGYGPTKKLEVKTQTSASGSGQMLPLPMNEYLQQALAECYFDVKLDVIEWNTLFTNWRRGVKDPSANGSNATNVTYAAMDPFFALVRFLQSSMAPPVSNNWGFINNPKFDELVTKARTTFDATARDAALAELHAASVDDAAFLYVAHDVGPRALSPKIKGFVQPKSWFVDFSPVSITP, from the coding sequence ATGCGTATCGAAAAGCCGACAAAGAGCCGTCTCGCGGCAGCAGTCACGATGCTGACGCTCGCCACGGCCCTGACCTTGCCACAGGTGGCGCGCGCCGAAACGGTGCTGCGCATCGGCATGACCGCTGCCGACATTCCGCGCACGCTTGGCCAGCCCGATCAGGGCTTCGAAGGCAATCGTTTCACCGGCAATACGATGTATGACGGCCTGACCGGCTGGGATCTGTCGTCCGCGACCAAAGCGAGTGTCGTTATCCCGGCGCTCGCCACCGAGTGGGCAGTCGACGACGCCGACAAGAAGAAGTGGACCTTCAAACTGCGTCCCGGCGTCACTTTTCACGACGGTTCGGCCTTCAATGCGGACGCCGTGGTCTGGAATGTGGACAAGGTGCTCAAACAAGATGCAGTCCAGTTCGATGCCAGCCAGGTCGGTGTAACCGCCTCGCGCATGCCGACTTTGGTGTCGGCGAAGAAGATCGACGACATGACCGTCGAGCTGACCACCAAGGAGCCGGACTCCTTCCTGCCGATCAATCTCACCAACCTCTTTATGGCGAGCCCCACCAAGTGGCAGGCGCTGTTCGACAAGGCTGAAGGCGCCGATGCCAAGGCCAAGTCGCAGGCCGCATGGGCGGCCTTCGCGCGCGAAGCTTCTGGCACCGGCCCGTGGAAGATGTCGAAGTTCACGCCGCGCGAGCGTCTCGAACTGGTGAAGAACGACGCCTACTGGAACAAGGACCGTGTTCCGAAGACCGACAAGATGGTGTTGCTGCCGATGCCGGAAGCCAACGCACGCACCGCTGCGTTGCTGTCCGGTCAGGTGGATTGGGTCGAAGCGCCGGCGCCCGACGCGGTCAAGGAAATCACCGCGCGTGGCTTCAAGATCGAGAAGAACGAGCAGCCGCATGTCTGGCCGTGGCAGTTCTCCCGTGCCGAAGGCTCGCCGTGGAACGACATCCGCGTCCGCAAGGCCGCCAATCTCTGCATCGATCGTGAAGGCCTGAAGGATGGTCTGCTCGCCGGCCTGATGGTGCCGGCAAGCGGCACTTTCGAGCCGGGCCACCCCTGGCGCGGCAAGCCGACCTTCGAGATCAAGTATGACCTGAAGGCAGCGCAAGCGCTGATGAAGGAAGCCGGTTACGGCCCCACCAAGAAGCTCGAAGTGAAGACGCAGACCTCGGCGTCCGGCTCCGGCCAGATGCTGCCGCTGCCGATGAACGAATATCTGCAGCAGGCGCTGGCGGAGTGCTACTTCGACGTCAAGCTCGACGTCATTGAGTGGAATACGCTGTTCACCAACTGGCGCCGCGGCGTCAAGGATCCCTCGGCGAACGGCTCCAACGCCACCAACGTCACCTATGCGGCGATGGATCCGTTCTTCGCACTGGTTCGCTTCCTGCAGTCGTCGATGGCGCCGCCGGTCTCGAACAATTGGGGCTTCATCAACAATCCGAAGTTCGATGAACTCGTGACCAAGGCACGCACCACCTTCGATGCGACGGCACGTGACGCGGCGCTGGCCGAGCTGCACGCCGCTTCGGTCGATGACGCAGCCTTCCTCTACGTGGCCCATGACGTCGGTCCGCGTGCGCTGAGCCCGAAGATCAAGGGCTTTGTGCAGCCGAAGAGCTGGTTCGTCGACTTCTCGCCGGTGTCGATCACGCCGTAA
- a CDS encoding ABC transporter substrate-binding protein, with amino-acid sequence MRVRSSLFVAAIAAAIGAAAPAQAETVVRYGISMADVPLTTGQPDRGAGGYQFTGYTIYDPLVAWEMDVADRPGKLIPGLATEWKVDDTDKTKWRFTLRKGVKFHDGSDFNADAVIWNLDKVLNEKAPQFDKRQSAQVKTRLPSVASYAKIDDGTVEITTKTVDSFFPYQMLWFLVSSPAQYEKVGKDWDKFASQPSGTGPFKLTKLVPRELAELSKNPDYWDKKRIPKADKLVLVPMPEALTRTNALLAGQVDLIETPAPDAVPQLKGAGMKIVDNVTPHVWNYHLSVLPGSPWTDVRLRKALNLAIDRDAVVALMNGLAKPAIGQVDPSSPWFGKPTFKIKYDLAEAKKLVKEAGYGPEKPLKATFIIANGGTGQMLSLPINEFLQQSFKEIGVEVEFKVVELEVLYTAWRKGAADDSMKGITSNNIAYVTSDPLYAIVRFFHSGQIAPVGVNWGGYKNPKVDALIDEAKNTFDPKKQDELLAEAHAQIVDDAVLVWVVHDTNPHALSPKVKKFVQAQHWFQDLTTIGLD; translated from the coding sequence ATGCGCGTTCGAAGCTCGTTGTTTGTTGCGGCCATCGCCGCCGCCATAGGTGCAGCCGCGCCGGCGCAAGCCGAAACGGTGGTGCGCTATGGCATCTCGATGGCGGACGTGCCGCTGACCACGGGTCAGCCCGATCGCGGCGCCGGCGGCTACCAGTTCACCGGTTACACAATCTACGATCCGCTCGTCGCCTGGGAAATGGATGTCGCCGATCGTCCGGGTAAACTCATTCCCGGCCTCGCCACCGAATGGAAGGTCGACGACACCGACAAGACCAAGTGGCGTTTCACCTTGCGCAAGGGCGTCAAGTTTCACGATGGCAGCGACTTCAACGCCGATGCGGTGATCTGGAATCTCGACAAGGTGCTGAACGAGAAGGCGCCGCAATTCGACAAGCGCCAGAGCGCGCAGGTGAAGACCCGCCTGCCCTCGGTCGCAAGCTACGCGAAGATCGACGACGGCACCGTGGAGATCACGACCAAGACCGTCGACTCCTTCTTCCCGTATCAGATGCTCTGGTTCCTGGTCTCCAGCCCGGCGCAGTATGAGAAGGTCGGCAAGGACTGGGACAAGTTCGCATCGCAGCCGTCGGGCACCGGCCCGTTCAAGCTGACCAAGCTCGTTCCGCGCGAGCTCGCCGAGCTCAGCAAGAATCCGGATTACTGGGACAAGAAGCGCATTCCGAAAGCCGACAAGCTCGTGCTCGTGCCCATGCCGGAAGCCCTCACCCGCACCAACGCGCTGCTCGCCGGTCAGGTCGACCTGATCGAGACCCCTGCTCCCGACGCTGTGCCGCAGCTCAAGGGCGCCGGCATGAAGATCGTCGACAACGTCACGCCGCATGTCTGGAATTATCACCTCAGCGTGCTGCCGGGTTCACCCTGGACCGACGTCCGCTTGCGCAAGGCGCTCAACCTCGCCATCGATCGCGATGCCGTCGTCGCGCTGATGAACGGACTCGCCAAGCCCGCCATCGGCCAGGTCGATCCGTCGAGCCCGTGGTTCGGCAAGCCGACATTCAAGATCAAGTATGATCTTGCCGAAGCCAAGAAGCTGGTGAAGGAAGCCGGCTACGGCCCGGAGAAGCCGCTGAAGGCGACGTTCATCATCGCCAATGGCGGCACCGGCCAGATGCTGTCGCTGCCGATCAACGAATTCCTGCAGCAGAGCTTCAAGGAAATCGGCGTCGAGGTGGAATTCAAGGTCGTCGAACTCGAAGTTCTCTACACCGCATGGCGCAAGGGTGCGGCCGACGACAGCATGAAGGGCATCACGTCCAACAACATCGCTTACGTCACCTCGGATCCGCTCTACGCCATCGTGCGCTTCTTCCACTCCGGCCAGATCGCACCGGTCGGCGTGAACTGGGGCGGCTACAAGAACCCGAAGGTCGATGCGCTGATCGACGAAGCCAAGAACACGTTCGATCCGAAGAAGCAGGACGAGTTGCTCGCCGAAGCCCACGCGCAGATCGTCGACGATGCCGTGCTGGTCTGGGTAGTTCACGACACCAACCCGCATGCGCTGTCGCCTAAGGTGAAGAAGTTCGTGCAGGCCCAGCACTGGTTCCAGGACCTGACCACAATCGGTCTCGACTGA
- a CDS encoding alpha-amylase family protein, protein MIDDLWYKNAVFYCLSVGSFMDADGDGCGDFKGLTRRLDYIHGLGITAIWLMPFQPSPGKDDGYDISDYYGVDPRYGTLGDFVEFTHGCHQRGIRVIIDLVVNHTSDQHAWFKDARSARDSKYRDWYVWSDKKPANANKGMVFPGVQKSTWTHDTTSKSWFFHRFYDFQPDLNTSNPYVQAEILKIMGFWLQLGVSGFRMDAVPFVIATKGPKVNKPTEQYDMLRAFREFLQWRKGDAIILAEANVLPETDMEYFGDDGDRMQMMFNFHVNQNLFYALASGDVRPLAAAMKVTKPRPATAQWGLFLRNHDELDLGRLTEEQRQTVFAKFGPDKDMQLYDRGIRRRLAPMLGGDRRRLELAYSLMYTLPGTPVLRYGDEIAMGDDLSLPERNCARTPMQWSTEPHAGFTKSDRSKNPVINKGPYGYDHVNVAKQRRDPNSMLNWTERMIRMRKEVPEIGWGDFAIIATRNPAVLAIRYDWRNNSVLFVHNLDEKPCEVTFAVGIDGQQGEHLINLLAEDHSRADAKGKHHLMLEAYAYRWYRVGGLDYLLRRSDIDGETDAHPG, encoded by the coding sequence ATGATCGACGACCTCTGGTACAAAAACGCCGTTTTCTACTGCCTGTCCGTCGGCAGTTTCATGGATGCCGACGGTGACGGTTGCGGCGATTTCAAGGGCCTCACGCGGCGGCTTGACTACATTCATGGCCTCGGCATTACCGCGATCTGGCTAATGCCGTTCCAGCCGTCGCCCGGCAAGGACGACGGCTACGACATCTCAGACTATTACGGCGTCGATCCGCGCTACGGCACGCTCGGCGACTTTGTCGAATTCACCCATGGCTGCCACCAGCGCGGCATCCGCGTCATCATCGATCTCGTGGTCAACCACACCTCGGACCAGCATGCCTGGTTCAAGGACGCGCGCAGCGCCAGGGATTCGAAGTATCGCGACTGGTATGTCTGGTCGGACAAGAAGCCAGCCAATGCCAACAAGGGCATGGTGTTTCCCGGCGTGCAGAAATCGACCTGGACCCACGACACCACGTCGAAGTCCTGGTTCTTCCATCGCTTCTACGATTTTCAGCCCGACCTCAACACATCAAATCCCTATGTACAGGCCGAGATCCTGAAGATTATGGGCTTCTGGCTGCAGCTCGGCGTCTCCGGCTTCCGCATGGACGCCGTGCCCTTCGTGATCGCCACCAAGGGACCGAAGGTCAATAAGCCGACCGAACAATACGACATGCTGCGCGCCTTCCGCGAATTCCTGCAATGGCGCAAGGGCGATGCAATCATTCTCGCCGAAGCCAATGTGCTGCCGGAAACCGACATGGAATATTTCGGAGACGATGGCGACCGCATGCAGATGATGTTCAACTTCCACGTCAACCAGAACCTTTTCTATGCGCTGGCCTCCGGCGATGTACGTCCACTGGCGGCGGCCATGAAGGTGACCAAGCCGCGCCCGGCGACGGCGCAATGGGGCTTGTTTCTGCGCAATCATGACGAGCTCGATCTTGGACGGCTGACTGAAGAGCAACGCCAGACGGTGTTTGCCAAATTCGGCCCGGACAAGGACATGCAGCTCTACGACCGCGGCATCCGCCGTCGGCTGGCGCCTATGTTGGGCGGCGACCGGCGCCGGCTCGAACTCGCTTATAGCCTGATGTACACGCTGCCCGGCACACCGGTGCTGCGCTATGGCGACGAAATCGCCATGGGCGACGATCTATCCCTACCGGAGCGCAATTGCGCGCGAACGCCGATGCAATGGTCGACCGAGCCGCATGCCGGCTTCACCAAGAGCGACAGGTCGAAAAACCCGGTGATCAACAAAGGCCCCTATGGCTACGACCACGTGAATGTCGCCAAACAACGCCGCGATCCCAATTCGATGCTGAACTGGACCGAGCGCATGATCCGCATGCGCAAGGAAGTGCCGGAGATCGGTTGGGGCGACTTTGCCATCATCGCCACGCGCAATCCGGCCGTGCTCGCGATCCGCTATGACTGGCGCAACAACTCGGTCTTGTTCGTGCATAATCTCGACGAGAAACCCTGCGAAGTTACCTTTGCTGTCGGGATAGACGGCCAGCAGGGCGAACACCTGATCAACCTTCTGGCTGAAGACCACAGCCGCGCCGACGCCAAAGGCAAGCATCATCTGATGCTGGAGGCCTATGCCTATCGCTGGTATCGTGTCGGCGGTCTGGATTATCTGCTGCGCAGAAGCGACATCGATGGCGAGACGGATGCGCATCCGGGATAA
- a CDS encoding alpha-amylase family glycosyl hydrolase, which produces MATAATVWWQAGTIYQIYPRSFQDSNGDGIGDLAGIVGRLPYLRRLGIDAIWLSPIFPSPMADFGYDISDYIGVDPIFGTSADFDALVAAAHGHGLKIILDLVPNHTSDQHPWFVESRSSSDNPKRDWYIWHDPKPDGSAPTNWMSEFGGSSWQYDEATQQYYYHAFLDKQPDLNWRNPAVRDAIYEVMRFWMRRGVDGFRVDVIWHLIKDSEFRDNPANPNFTAGRPPHEAFLPLYSTDRPETLDVVAEMRRVVDEFDDRVLIGEIYLPFDRLVAYYGSDLSGAHLPFNFALLSAPWNAFAIGELIARYEAALPLGAWPNWVLGNHDRPRVASRVGMAQARVAAMLLLTLRGTPTLYYGDEIGMKQVPIAPDQVQDPFEKNVPGIGLGRDGCRTPMQWGATEHAGFTTGQPWLPLDADYPHQNAAALAADPHSILSLYVKLIDLRKHMPELVFGGYEPVDAAGDVLAYRRVYDGQALLIALNLSGEPVVLHVEGGEILLATALDRKGENVSGQLELRGNEGAIVRLR; this is translated from the coding sequence ATGGCAACTGCAGCGACAGTCTGGTGGCAGGCCGGTACCATCTATCAGATCTATCCGCGGTCGTTTCAGGACTCGAACGGAGACGGCATCGGCGATCTCGCGGGCATCGTTGGCCGGCTGCCTTATCTGCGGCGGCTCGGCATCGACGCGATCTGGCTGTCGCCGATCTTCCCGTCTCCGATGGCAGACTTCGGCTATGACATATCAGACTATATCGGCGTCGATCCGATTTTCGGTACGTCGGCCGATTTCGATGCGCTGGTGGCTGCGGCTCACGGTCATGGTCTGAAGATCATTCTCGATCTGGTGCCGAACCACACCTCGGATCAGCATCCGTGGTTTGTCGAAAGCCGGTCATCATCAGATAATCCCAAACGCGATTGGTATATCTGGCACGATCCGAAGCCGGACGGCAGCGCGCCGACCAACTGGATGTCGGAGTTTGGCGGCAGCTCCTGGCAATATGACGAGGCCACCCAGCAATATTACTATCATGCCTTTCTCGACAAACAGCCCGACCTGAACTGGCGCAATCCTGCCGTTCGTGACGCCATCTATGAGGTGATGCGGTTCTGGATGCGCCGCGGCGTAGATGGCTTTCGCGTCGATGTGATCTGGCATCTGATCAAGGATTCTGAATTTCGCGATAACCCTGCAAATCCGAATTTCACGGCCGGGCGCCCGCCACACGAGGCTTTCCTGCCGCTCTACTCGACCGATCGGCCGGAGACGCTGGATGTGGTCGCCGAAATGCGCCGCGTGGTCGATGAATTCGACGATCGCGTGCTGATCGGCGAGATCTATCTCCCGTTCGATCGGCTGGTCGCCTACTACGGAAGTGACCTGTCGGGCGCGCATCTGCCGTTCAATTTTGCGCTGCTCTCCGCGCCGTGGAATGCTTTTGCCATCGGCGAATTGATCGCGCGCTACGAAGCCGCACTGCCGCTCGGCGCCTGGCCGAACTGGGTGCTCGGCAATCACGACCGGCCGCGCGTCGCTAGCCGGGTTGGCATGGCCCAGGCGCGCGTCGCTGCGATGTTGCTGCTGACGCTACGCGGGACGCCGACGCTATACTATGGCGACGAGATCGGCATGAAGCAGGTGCCTATTGCACCGGATCAGGTTCAGGATCCGTTCGAAAAGAATGTGCCTGGGATTGGTCTCGGCCGCGACGGATGCCGCACGCCGATGCAATGGGGTGCCACCGAGCATGCGGGTTTCACGACCGGCCAGCCCTGGCTGCCGCTGGATGCGGACTATCCGCATCAGAATGCGGCGGCGCTTGCGGCCGATCCCCATTCGATTCTTAGCCTCTATGTGAAGCTGATCGATTTGCGCAAGCACATGCCTGAGCTTGTGTTCGGCGGCTATGAGCCTGTGGACGCTGCGGGCGATGTGCTGGCCTATCGGCGCGTCTATGACGGGCAGGCGCTCCTGATTGCCCTCAATTTGAGCGGTGAGCCTGTCGTATTGCATGTGGAGGGCGGCGAGATTTTGCTGGCGACGGCGCTGGATCGTAAGGGCGAGAACGTGTCGGGCCAATTGGAGTTGCGCGGCAATGAGGGCGCTATTGTAAGGTTACGATAG
- the rocF gene encoding arginase — MTDVSRHKRIALLGAPVEVGASQRGTLMGPAAMRTAGLGPLLEELGFEVEDHGDLMPPSVPLSTDTPPENAKHYRVIQSWIQALSARAYTLAKSGALPIFVGGDHSLSMGSVNGVARHWHEQGRELFVLWLDAHADYNTPHTTITGNMHGMSAAFLCGEPGLDGLLGVDPRASIKPDNLDLFGIRSIDKLEKELVHARKVAIADMRQIDEFGVGVLIRRVIERVKARNGVLHVSFDVDFLDPATAPGVGTMVPGGATYREAHLIMELLHDSGLMCSLDVVELNPFLDERGRTARVMVELVGSLFGQQITDRPTPSNAIIPPG, encoded by the coding sequence ATGACCGACGTCTCCCGTCACAAACGCATCGCATTGCTGGGCGCGCCAGTTGAAGTCGGGGCCTCGCAGCGCGGGACTTTGATGGGGCCGGCGGCCATGCGGACGGCAGGCTTGGGGCCGCTGCTGGAGGAGCTTGGCTTCGAGGTGGAGGATCATGGTGACCTCATGCCACCGTCTGTGCCTCTGTCGACAGATACGCCGCCGGAGAATGCCAAGCATTACCGTGTGATCCAGAGCTGGATCCAGGCGTTGAGTGCGCGAGCCTACACGCTTGCCAAATCGGGCGCGCTGCCGATCTTCGTGGGGGGTGATCACAGCCTGTCCATGGGATCGGTCAATGGCGTGGCGCGACACTGGCACGAGCAGGGGCGCGAACTGTTCGTGCTGTGGCTCGACGCGCATGCCGATTACAATACGCCGCACACGACCATCACCGGCAACATGCACGGCATGTCCGCGGCCTTTCTGTGCGGCGAGCCCGGTCTGGATGGCTTGCTCGGCGTTGATCCGCGCGCATCGATCAAGCCTGACAATCTCGATCTGTTCGGGATTCGCTCCATCGACAAGCTCGAGAAAGAGCTGGTGCACGCACGCAAGGTGGCCATTGCAGATATGCGGCAGATCGACGAGTTCGGTGTCGGAGTTCTGATCCGCCGTGTCATCGAGCGGGTCAAGGCGCGCAACGGCGTGTTGCATGTGTCCTTCGATGTGGATTTCCTCGATCCTGCAACAGCGCCCGGCGTTGGCACCATGGTGCCCGGCGGCGCGACCTATCGTGAGGCGCATCTGATCATGGAGCTGCTGCACGATTCCGGCCTGATGTGTTCGCTGGATGTCGTCGAGCTCAACCCGTTTCTGGACGAGCGCGGGCGTACCGCACGGGTGATGGTCGAGCTGGTCGGCAGCCTGTTCGGGCAGCAGATCACCGATCGGCCGACACCGAGCAACGCAATTATACCGCCCGGCTAG